In the genome of Croceimicrobium hydrocarbonivorans, one region contains:
- a CDS encoding methylmalonyl-CoA mutase family protein, whose amino-acid sequence MSETKLFSEFSASTEAEWKAKIEKDLRGKAYEELVRMSPDGIPIQPIYSTESTEIHQQALKEHPKWDNVIEILVLDAEKANEEALNYLNRGATSLLFYLPGKVDLKTLLKDIQLEYICSNFVIEGHTEYYRDSFQQLIAERALDEEELEGSFNFDPLENLARTGNWFQNEESDFQALQALQQAEFKGMRSLAINANLFANAGASPAQQIGIALSMAYEYVYRLDLKNSRGFWINFAIGSDYFSEIAKLRAFRRVWQQWQAELGFEQKEVRIYAETSLRNKSLLDKYNNLIRTTAEAMAAVIGGATEVCVKGFGEPLEDLGFFPRRLALNQLNLLQHECRFDQVRDMGAGNYWVENLTDALAEKGWAFFQEIEAEGGYVAALKSNWLQNQISEMAQAEQDRFDSGELKMIGVNIYRKDQEEFSEEVRNALARPKAEKNGIVQPIEAKRLAESLEKEIILEKA is encoded by the coding sequence ATGTCTGAAACCAAGCTGTTTTCGGAATTCTCGGCCAGTACGGAAGCCGAGTGGAAAGCAAAAATTGAAAAAGACCTCCGTGGCAAAGCCTATGAAGAGCTAGTGCGGATGAGTCCGGATGGAATTCCCATTCAACCAATCTATAGTACAGAAAGTACCGAAATCCATCAACAAGCTTTAAAGGAGCATCCCAAATGGGACAATGTGATTGAGATCTTAGTTCTGGATGCCGAGAAAGCTAATGAGGAAGCCTTGAATTATCTAAATCGCGGCGCTACTTCCCTCCTCTTTTATCTACCCGGAAAGGTTGATTTGAAAACCTTGTTGAAGGACATTCAATTGGAATACATCTGCAGCAATTTTGTGATTGAAGGACATACAGAGTATTACCGCGATTCCTTCCAACAACTAATAGCTGAAAGAGCTTTGGATGAGGAAGAATTAGAAGGAAGCTTCAATTTTGATCCCCTGGAAAACCTAGCTCGCACTGGGAATTGGTTTCAGAACGAGGAAAGCGATTTCCAAGCTTTACAAGCCTTACAGCAAGCTGAGTTTAAAGGCATGCGCAGTTTGGCTATTAATGCCAATCTGTTTGCTAATGCCGGAGCCAGTCCTGCCCAGCAAATTGGTATTGCCCTGTCTATGGCTTACGAATATGTGTATCGCTTGGACCTAAAAAACAGTCGTGGCTTTTGGATCAATTTCGCCATTGGTTCCGATTATTTTTCAGAGATCGCCAAATTGCGGGCCTTCCGCAGAGTATGGCAACAATGGCAAGCCGAATTGGGCTTCGAACAAAAGGAAGTACGCATATATGCCGAAACCAGCCTTCGCAATAAGAGCTTGCTAGATAAATACAATAACCTGATTCGTACCACAGCCGAAGCTATGGCCGCAGTGATTGGTGGTGCCACCGAAGTTTGCGTAAAAGGCTTTGGCGAACCTTTGGAAGATTTAGGATTTTTCCCTCGTCGTTTAGCTTTAAACCAGCTTAATCTATTGCAGCACGAATGTCGCTTCGACCAGGTAAGAGATATGGGAGCTGGCAACTATTGGGTGGAAAACCTAACGGATGCTCTTGCCGAAAAAGGCTGGGCATTCTTCCAGGAAATTGAGGCCGAAGGTGGTTATGTGGCTGCCTTAAAATCGAATTGGTTGCAAAATCAAATTTCTGAAATGGCCCAGGCAGAACAAGATCGCTTCGATTCTGGCGAATTGAAAATGATCGGGGTAAACATCTACCGTAAGGATCAGGAAGAGTTTAGTGAAGAAGTACGCAATGCCTTAGCTCGACCCAAGGCCGAGAAAAATGGCATCGTTCAGCCTATTGAAGCCAAGCGCCTGGCCGAATCACTGGAAAAGGAAATCATACTTGAAAAAGCCTAG
- a CDS encoding WD40/YVTN/BNR-like repeat-containing protein — MNLRKVRLCLLGLGLILFYAPLQAQIDSVYLQSLEWRNIGPWRGGRSCAVTGVPGQANLFYFGSTGGGVWRTTDAGNSWENISDGYFGGSIGAIAIAPSDPNVIYVGQGEETVRGNVSSGFGMWKSLDAGKTWQFIGLMESRHITRIRVHPKNPDIVYAAVLGNLYRDTEERGVYKSIDGGKSWQRILFSDAGSGAIDLLIDPQNYRTIYASTWTIRRTPYSLSSGGSGSKLWKSTDEGQNWQELSSKEGFPQGLKGIIGIAVSPVNNQRVWAQVENEPDGGLYRSEDGGQSWKQVNNQRALRQRAWYYTRIYAHPTDIDQLYVMNVRYHHSKDGGKSFTPHNAPHGDHHDLWIDPTAPERMIIGDDGGAQISFDGGQNWTTYYNQPTAQFYRVKVDNHFPFRIYGAQQDNSSIRIKHRSDGAFITENDWEETAGGEAGHHAIYPADEDIVFGGEYGGFMMRLNHRTHEIQATNVWPNNPLGHGVENMKYRFQWNYPMFFSKHEPELLYAFSNHVHRSKDLGRSWETISGDLTTNDSTKQGPSGGPITKDNTAVEYYCTIFAAAESILEAGVLWTGSDDGKVHISRDHGKNWQEVTPKDLPPFTQINSMEADPFNAGGLYLAGTRYKWGDFSPYLYYSSNYGKSWKRIDKGIDRNHFSRVIRCDPHQEGLLFVGTEYGLYLSVDGGQHWQAFQNNLAQSPITDLAIKDQHLIAATQGRGFWILDDIGPLYEMKPGFKSSEHFYHPKDSYLMQAGYGGKSKSAGENHPNGAIFNYYLEAIDSSFDYQWLISDSEGNLIRKFSSQSKDKQENWKPEAGAHRFVWDMRLKGFEPLEGMILWFVLRNGPYALPGNYKAQLITPADTLTQDLVLVLDPRVSSGMPELKAQQEFMLRIRDGLDSTNQCIQEIRSLRGDLQRAQERVEDSALLSKIQNLLDRSEAIEKALYQTQNRSPQDPLNFPIRLNNKYGHLGALAGIGFQAPTQAMLGVEAELNQAINEQLQEWNALKKEVASLNAELRASEFEILKW, encoded by the coding sequence ATGAATCTAAGGAAAGTCCGCCTATGCCTATTAGGGCTGGGGCTCATTCTGTTCTATGCCCCCTTACAGGCTCAAATCGACAGTGTTTATTTACAAAGTCTGGAATGGCGAAATATTGGTCCCTGGCGAGGCGGTCGTTCTTGCGCTGTGACTGGCGTTCCCGGGCAGGCCAATCTCTTTTATTTTGGCAGTACCGGCGGTGGGGTTTGGCGAACTACTGATGCCGGAAACAGCTGGGAGAACATTTCCGATGGCTATTTCGGAGGAAGCATAGGAGCCATCGCCATAGCACCCAGTGATCCAAATGTTATATATGTTGGTCAAGGGGAAGAAACCGTTCGCGGGAATGTGAGTTCCGGCTTTGGAATGTGGAAAAGCCTCGATGCCGGAAAAACCTGGCAGTTCATCGGTTTAATGGAAAGTCGTCATATTACCCGCATCCGGGTACACCCTAAAAATCCAGACATCGTTTATGCCGCTGTGCTCGGAAATCTCTATCGAGATACCGAAGAAAGAGGAGTGTATAAATCAATCGATGGAGGGAAAAGCTGGCAGCGAATCTTATTTTCCGATGCAGGCAGTGGTGCCATTGACTTGCTTATCGACCCTCAAAATTATCGTACCATATATGCCAGTACCTGGACCATCCGCAGAACTCCCTATTCCTTATCCAGTGGAGGTTCTGGATCTAAATTGTGGAAAAGCACGGATGAAGGTCAAAATTGGCAAGAGCTATCCAGCAAAGAAGGCTTTCCTCAAGGACTAAAAGGAATTATCGGCATTGCCGTTTCTCCAGTGAACAATCAAAGAGTTTGGGCCCAAGTAGAGAATGAACCGGATGGTGGATTATACCGCAGTGAAGACGGAGGCCAAAGTTGGAAGCAAGTGAATAATCAGCGGGCCTTACGCCAAAGAGCATGGTACTATACCCGCATTTATGCCCACCCTACCGATATCGATCAATTATATGTGATGAATGTACGCTACCATCATTCCAAGGATGGCGGTAAAAGCTTTACTCCTCATAATGCACCCCATGGCGATCACCATGATTTATGGATTGATCCCACTGCTCCGGAGCGCATGATTATCGGTGATGATGGCGGAGCACAAATTAGCTTCGATGGCGGTCAAAACTGGACTACCTACTACAATCAACCGACCGCTCAATTCTATAGAGTTAAGGTAGATAATCATTTCCCTTTCCGGATTTATGGCGCCCAACAAGACAATAGCTCCATACGCATCAAACACAGAAGCGACGGGGCCTTTATCACCGAGAATGATTGGGAAGAAACCGCCGGTGGAGAAGCTGGTCATCACGCTATTTACCCTGCCGATGAAGACATTGTATTCGGTGGCGAATACGGTGGCTTTATGATGCGCTTGAACCATCGTACCCATGAAATTCAAGCTACCAATGTTTGGCCTAATAATCCACTCGGGCATGGTGTGGAAAACATGAAATACCGCTTCCAATGGAATTATCCCATGTTCTTTTCGAAACACGAGCCCGAATTGCTTTATGCCTTTAGCAATCATGTGCATCGCAGCAAGGATTTGGGTCGCAGTTGGGAAACTATTTCCGGTGACTTAACTACCAATGACAGTACGAAACAAGGTCCATCCGGCGGCCCCATCACCAAAGACAATACGGCAGTTGAATACTATTGTACCATTTTCGCTGCTGCCGAATCCATATTGGAAGCCGGCGTGCTGTGGACCGGTAGTGATGATGGCAAGGTGCATATCAGCAGAGACCACGGAAAAAACTGGCAGGAGGTAACACCTAAGGACCTCCCTCCTTTTACCCAAATAAATAGCATGGAGGCCGATCCATTTAATGCCGGTGGACTTTATTTGGCCGGAACACGCTACAAATGGGGCGATTTTAGTCCCTACCTCTACTACAGCTCCAATTATGGTAAAAGCTGGAAGCGAATTGATAAAGGCATTGATCGCAATCATTTTAGTCGGGTAATTCGCTGTGATCCCCATCAGGAGGGATTGCTATTCGTTGGTACTGAGTATGGCCTTTACCTTTCGGTGGATGGTGGTCAGCATTGGCAAGCGTTTCAAAATAACCTGGCCCAGAGTCCCATTACTGATCTGGCCATTAAAGACCAGCATCTAATTGCCGCCACCCAAGGGCGAGGATTTTGGATTTTGGACGATATCGGTCCCCTGTATGAAATGAAACCCGGCTTTAAAAGCAGCGAACATTTCTACCATCCTAAAGACAGCTATTTGATGCAGGCGGGATATGGTGGCAAATCCAAGAGCGCGGGGGAAAATCACCCCAATGGAGCCATCTTCAATTATTATTTGGAAGCTATCGATTCAAGCTTCGACTATCAGTGGTTGATATCGGATTCTGAAGGGAATCTCATTCGGAAGTTCAGCTCACAATCCAAAGACAAGCAAGAAAATTGGAAACCAGAAGCCGGGGCCCATCGCTTTGTTTGGGACATGCGCTTAAAAGGCTTCGAGCCCTTAGAAGGCATGATACTTTGGTTCGTACTGCGTAATGGTCCCTATGCCCTACCTGGTAATTATAAGGCGCAATTGATCACTCCCGCAGATACCTTGACTCAAGATCTAGTACTGGTTTTGGATCCGCGCGTTTCAAGCGGAATGCCCGAATTAAAGGCCCAGCAAGAATTCATGCTTCGGATTCGTGATGGTTTGGATAGCACTAATCAATGCATCCAAGAAATTCGCAGTTTGAGAGGTGATTTGCAAAGAGCCCAAGAACGAGTGGAAGATTCTGCACTTCTTTCGAAAATCCAAAATTTATTGGATCGCAGTGAGGCCATTGAAAAGGCACTCTATCAAACTCAAAACCGCAGTCCACAAGACCCTTTAAATTTCCCTATTCGACTCAATAACAAGTACGGACATTTAGGAGCCTTGGCGGGAATTGGTTTTCAAGCACCTACGCAAGCCATGTTAGGCGTTGAAGCCGAACTTAATCAAGCCATTAATGAGCAATTGCAAGAATGGAATGCCTTGAAAAAGGAAGTCGCCAGCCTGAATGCTGAATTAAGGGCCAGTGAATTTGAAATTTTAAAGTGGTAA